A section of the Bifidobacterium sp. ESL0728 genome encodes:
- a CDS encoding extracellular solute-binding protein, with translation MKVSRPVGALAAVSALAMLLAGCGGGGAQKSGASDANAFDKNAKTEITMGGWSLKMTPEFQKLVDGFEAEYPNVTIKLKEYSADDYDKQLTADISAGAQPDVFPLKNTVKYNTYAKSGGLADISDIAKEYASHKSFDDSMYKTKDGKYFALPYRADHWVLFYNKDMFKKTGVKTPDATWTWNDYTKAGEELKKKLPAAGYDANSVYPMYQHNWQSLTQSFALAQNGQPAEKTYLKGDFGYMKPYYQRALKWQNEKLTIDYNTSFTNKVQYQAQFGTQKAAMMPMGTWYAASFLSQQKTGDAQKFDWGMAPIPQNPSKKIPASPVTFGSPTGLMVSAKSTGQKAAAAKKFVEWAVGEGGADTLAKLTTTPAYINDKVTKDFFAADGMATDQESKDAWSKFDMKLEAPVSDATDTVQTLLKTMNSSILTGTTKPDAAIKQCQEDVKNQGVLSNVD, from the coding sequence CAGTAGGTGCCTTAGCGGCGGTCTCCGCGCTCGCAATGCTTCTCGCGGGTTGTGGCGGCGGTGGCGCGCAGAAGAGCGGCGCATCGGATGCCAATGCGTTCGATAAGAACGCGAAAACCGAAATCACCATGGGTGGGTGGTCGCTGAAGATGACCCCGGAATTCCAAAAGCTCGTCGATGGTTTTGAAGCGGAATATCCGAACGTCACCATCAAGCTCAAGGAATACAGCGCAGACGACTACGACAAGCAGCTCACCGCCGATATCTCCGCTGGCGCGCAGCCCGATGTATTCCCGCTGAAGAACACCGTCAAATACAATACTTATGCCAAGTCCGGTGGTCTGGCCGATATCAGTGATATCGCCAAGGAGTACGCCAGCCACAAGAGCTTCGACGATTCGATGTACAAGACCAAGGATGGCAAGTACTTTGCCCTGCCGTACCGCGCCGATCACTGGGTTCTCTTCTATAACAAGGACATGTTCAAGAAGACCGGTGTCAAGACGCCCGATGCCACTTGGACCTGGAACGACTACACCAAGGCCGGCGAAGAGCTGAAGAAGAAGCTGCCCGCCGCCGGATATGACGCCAATTCCGTCTATCCGATGTATCAGCACAACTGGCAGTCCCTGACCCAGTCCTTCGCGCTCGCCCAGAACGGCCAGCCCGCCGAGAAGACCTATCTCAAGGGTGACTTCGGCTACATGAAGCCTTATTATCAGCGTGCTTTGAAGTGGCAGAACGAGAAGTTGACCATCGACTACAACACCTCCTTCACCAACAAGGTGCAGTATCAGGCGCAGTTCGGTACGCAGAAGGCGGCCATGATGCCGATGGGCACCTGGTATGCCGCTTCGTTCCTGAGCCAGCAGAAGACCGGCGACGCCCAGAAATTCGATTGGGGCATGGCTCCGATTCCGCAGAACCCGAGCAAGAAGATTCCTGCTTCTCCAGTCACTTTCGGCAGCCCGACCGGCCTGATGGTTTCGGCCAAGTCCACCGGCCAGAAGGCCGCAGCCGCCAAGAAGTTCGTTGAATGGGCCGTTGGCGAAGGCGGCGCCGATACGCTTGCCAAGCTCACCACGACTCCTGCCTACATCAACGACAAGGTCACCAAGGACTTCTTTGCGGCCGACGGTATGGCCACCGATCAGGAATCCAAGGATGCCTGGTCCAAGTTCGACATGAAGCTTGAGGCTCCTGTCAGCGATGCCACCGATACGGTCCAGACTCTTCTCAAGACCATGAACTCCTCGATTCTCACTGGCACCACGAAGCCTGATGCTGCAATCAAGCAGTGCCAGGAGGATGTCAAGAACCAGGGCGTGCTCAGCAACGTTGACTGA
- a CDS encoding sugar ABC transporter permease, producing MSDSSSSDVAEVGADLAAVGEAGAVEARNKPPEPQRQKSGKLDAKAISHRNLRNGLIFISPNFIGFILLTLVPVLSLFYIAFTKWSAFGMPVFNGLVNWVRLVHDRIFWQTVWHTFYYSLVHIPLTLAIAFGLAVLLNSKLKGRGFFRTVAFMPYVTSMVAAAQVWAMLFDPKSGPINQFLKLFVGDGNVPGWLGSTKWAMPAVIIVGTWREVGYYMILLLAGLQTIPSELYEAAELDGANGWKRFWHVTVPCMRPTLFFVMVTLTIGSFKILDLTLIMTDGGPGTTTEVLAQYIYSVAFDNGDYGYASAVSLVLLFICMVVTLIQFWYNNSKED from the coding sequence ATGTCAGATTCTTCTAGTTCGGATGTTGCCGAGGTGGGCGCCGATCTCGCCGCGGTAGGGGAGGCGGGCGCCGTCGAGGCACGCAACAAACCGCCGGAACCGCAACGACAAAAAAGCGGAAAGCTGGATGCAAAGGCGATTTCGCATCGCAATCTTCGCAACGGCCTGATCTTCATTTCACCGAACTTCATCGGCTTCATCCTGTTGACGCTGGTTCCGGTGCTTTCGCTCTTCTACATCGCCTTCACCAAGTGGTCGGCGTTCGGCATGCCGGTGTTCAACGGGCTGGTGAACTGGGTGCGTCTGGTTCACGACCGCATCTTCTGGCAGACCGTTTGGCACACGTTCTACTATTCGCTGGTTCATATTCCGCTGACGTTGGCGATTGCCTTCGGTCTTGCGGTGTTGCTGAACTCCAAGCTCAAGGGACGTGGGTTCTTCCGCACGGTCGCCTTTATGCCCTATGTCACTTCGATGGTGGCTGCGGCGCAGGTCTGGGCCATGCTTTTCGACCCGAAGTCCGGCCCGATCAACCAGTTCCTGAAGCTTTTCGTGGGCGACGGCAATGTGCCCGGCTGGCTCGGTTCGACCAAGTGGGCAATGCCCGCGGTCATCATCGTCGGCACGTGGCGCGAGGTCGGCTACTACATGATTCTTCTGCTGGCTGGCCTGCAGACGATTCCCAGCGAATTGTACGAGGCGGCGGAGCTGGACGGCGCGAACGGATGGAAGCGTTTCTGGCATGTCACCGTGCCGTGCATGCGTCCGACACTGTTCTTCGTGATGGTCACATTGACGATAGGCTCGTTCAAGATCTTGGATTTGACATTGATCATGACAGATGGCGGGCCTGGAACGACCACAGAAGTGCTGGCCCAGTACATCTACTCGGTGGCCTTCGACAACGGCGATTACGGCTATGCTTCGGCAGTGTCTTTGGTGCTGCTGTTCATCTGCATGGTGGTCACGCTGATTCAGTTCTGGTACAACAATTCGAAGGAGGACTAA
- a CDS encoding carbohydrate ABC transporter permease, with translation MSAQAVAPQLAEAGAVSPEVPFNKKPVSPLKIIGKVVGYLAMIVVAAFTLLPFFWMVLSSLKPNNEVYTVPIKWFPSVWQWHNYAAIWTKSNMTTWILNTLFFAIIVTALQVFTGSFAAYGFSKIPFRGHNALFLVYIATMAVPWQAYMIPQFKMIAAVGLSDTRWSIILLQAFGAFGVFMMKQFYDTIPEDLSEAARLDGLSEFGIYWKIVLPLSGPSIAALAIITFTNTWNDYMGPLIYLRSANLWTIQIGLKQFISQYNADYAMIMTGSVISVLPIIIVFLIGQKQFIEGIATSGMKG, from the coding sequence ATGTCTGCACAAGCTGTAGCTCCTCAATTGGCTGAGGCCGGTGCCGTGTCACCCGAGGTCCCCTTCAACAAAAAGCCCGTATCCCCGCTCAAGATCATCGGCAAGGTTGTCGGTTATCTTGCCATGATCGTGGTGGCCGCGTTCACTTTGCTGCCGTTCTTCTGGATGGTTCTTTCGTCCCTGAAGCCGAACAACGAAGTCTATACCGTTCCGATCAAGTGGTTCCCTTCGGTATGGCAATGGCATAATTACGCGGCTATTTGGACGAAGTCCAACATGACCACGTGGATTCTGAACACCTTGTTCTTCGCGATTATCGTCACGGCCTTGCAGGTATTCACCGGTTCGTTCGCTGCGTACGGCTTCTCGAAGATTCCGTTCCGCGGCCACAACGCCCTGTTCCTCGTCTACATCGCGACGATGGCCGTGCCGTGGCAGGCCTACATGATTCCGCAGTTCAAGATGATCGCGGCCGTCGGCCTCTCCGACACCCGTTGGTCCATCATTTTGCTGCAGGCGTTCGGCGCGTTCGGCGTGTTCATGATGAAACAGTTCTACGACACGATACCCGAGGATTTGTCGGAGGCGGCAAGACTCGACGGCCTGAGCGAGTTCGGCATCTACTGGAAGATCGTGCTCCCGCTTTCCGGCCCGTCGATCGCGGCGTTGGCGATCATCACCTTCACCAACACGTGGAATGACTACATGGGCCCGTTGATCTACTTGCGTTCCGCAAACCTGTGGACCATTCAGATCGGCTTGAAGCAGTTCATCTCCCAGTACAACGCGGATTACGCGATGATCATGACTGGCTCCGTCATCTCGGTGCTCCCGATCATCATCGTCTTCCTCATCGGCCAGAAGCAGTTCATCGAAGGCATCGCAACCTCCGGTATGAAGGGCTGA